A segment of the Meriones unguiculatus strain TT.TT164.6M chromosome 10, Bangor_MerUng_6.1, whole genome shotgun sequence genome:
GGGTAGATTAGCCGGGATGATGGCAAAGAGCTCGTGTGCCCTGGAGAGATTAGCTGTAGGCAGGGTGGGGCTGTGATGCAGCAGGGTGTTAAGGCTTGATAAAGATGCTACTGCCTGATCCCTTTTTCTTGCTGTCACAGGCCAAGGCTGGCCAGGGTACCCCGGCACCCCCAGAGGCCTCACCCACCGCTGCCCCGGAATCCTCCACACCCTTTCCTCCAGCCCCGGCTTCAAGCATGTCCCACCCTCCACCTACCAGCAGAGAGGACAAGAGTCCAACAGAGGAGTCGGTCACCACAGCATCTCTAGAATCCATTTCTGGGTAAGGAAGTAGCTTTTGACCTATCCCTGTCTTCCTGCACCTTCCAGTACCCACCTGTGTGGTTCCATGCACTTGCCTTTCGGGGAGGGCGAGCCAACAGAAGCCAGGGTCCGATTTCTCTCTCTTGAATTTGCAGCTCTGTTCCCTCTTCAGGTAGCAGCGGGCGAGAGGAAGACGCAGCTTCCACATTAGGTGGGTGGGTGGACCTCAGGGCAGAGGCGACTGGGAGCCCCAGCCACCAGCCTTTGACAGCCTTGTCTGGGTATGGGAGGGTCTGGGAACTGCCCTGTGTGCCCCTGGTGACCCAGGCCCTCCCTCCACAGTGACTGGCTCTGAGTATGAGACGATGCTGACTGAGATCATGTCCATGGGCTACGAGCGGGAACGGGTTGTGGCCGCCTTGAGGGCCAGCTACAACAACCCCCACCGAGCTGTGGAGTACTTGCTCACGGTGAGGGGGCCACCACTGCCTCCTGGGAGGCTCCAGGTCTCTGTGCCTCAACAGGCAGTGGAGGTGGAACCTACCCTATAGGCTCTTGGGTATTGAGTGTTGCCATTGAAGGCTTCACAGGAGAACATGGAGGGCAGGAGTGAGGCCTCCCCTTCTGTCAGGCTGGTCACTTGGGAGAGGGGAAGTGGGTCTGTTTGCAAGAACTAAAAAACAGGATCCCTGACAGGGAATTCCAGGAAGCCCTGAGCCCGAACATGCTTCTGTCCAGGAGAGCCAGGTACCCGAGCAGCCGGCCGCAGAAGCAGGTGAGCAGGTTGGATGGTGTGCACGTGACGCCAGTAGTCCAGACTCAGGCGCCCCTGCATGGTGCCTGACCACACCTCTTCCTGCCACTAGCAGGGGAGAACCCCCTGGAGTTCCTGAGGGACCAGCCCCAGTTCCAGAACATGCGGCAAGTGATTCAGCAGAACCCAGCGCTGCTCCCTGCGCTGCTCCAGCAGCTGGGCCAGGAGAACCCTCAGCTCTTGCAGGTGCGGCCCAGGGTGAGGGAACCGAGACGCCTTTTCTACTTTCTTAAGGAATCCCCCTGAGAAAGCAGAACTAGCAGAGGCCAAGTCCTTTGCTCCCTTGGGTCCCATAAGGTTACCTGTAATCTGACTCCCCGTGAGGTCTGGATGCTATTGGCACACACCGTGCTGAAGACATGAGAGGCCCAGAGCAGGCTGCCATTTGTATATCTGGGTCCTGGACTCTGGACCCAGCATTCTTCTGAGCTATTGCTCTATCTGCAgctcctcttcctgcttctcagacCCAGCCTTCTTCTTGATCTGACCTTCACCTTGACCCTCTGTGTGGTGACCTAAATCTGTGTCATCACACCAGAACCCTTGGTGCACTCAGAGCTATGAAAGGACTTCTTGGACCTCAGCTTTCAGGCCCATTCTGCTTTGGTTCCTCGAGCCTCTGACAACCTCCTAGGGACTATCTCTGCTTACACCTCAATGGCCACTTCTCCCACCCAGTGTCCTGGCATCTTCCTCTCAGGCTAATGCTCTACACGGTGCCCCTGGTGAACTGCCCCAGAGACTAGATTTCTGAAAAGGCCCTTTCTAATGGGAAGCTTCTCCGATGCCTGCGGAAGCAAAGGGTTACATCAGAACCTCTGGATCTCCCAGTACTGTGTTGAATAGGTACAGGGGCCAAGTTGGTAGTGCACAGATTTAAGCCCAGcgcttaggaggctgaggcaggacgatTATAGAACTTGAAGCCAGCTCCTTCCAGGAATGAGatcatctcaaaaaagaaagaaggtaaaGGTTGTGCAGGCTGGGAGCCTCACCTGTGCTTAGCAGCTTCACTTGCAGCATGACAAAAGTGCCCAAGCTCTGCTGCCCTGTTGGCCACTGCAGCTTCCCACTGCTGCAGGAGAAGGTCCTTCCTGGCATTTCTCTGCTGCTTTTGCCACAGTCTTCTGGACCCAGTAGGTCATCCCAGAGCACTCATGTGGTGCTTGTTTTAGCCAGAGGAACCCTCCCCACTTCCTGCTACAGACAGCAGGCCCCTCCCACAAGGCCTCAGTGACTTggtttgaacttttttttttccctttagtcTCAGTATGTAGGTTAGGCTGGCTTAAAACTCAtggtgatccttctgcttcagcctcccaagtgctggagttctGGTATGAGCAGCCTGCCTTGCTTTGGTAGTTCCTTACTTTTTGTTTATGGAGACATTGTCTTACCACGtggacccacctgcctctgcctcctcagtgctgggattaaaggtgttggcCACCATGCCCATCTCTCCACCTTGGTACCTCAGCCCTACCTGGACAGCTTATTTCCATGGGTACATGACTGTGTGGCCAAGGCAGGCACCTTCAGAGTGTTTGACAATTTGGTGTGTAAGCAAGGGCTATAAAATGGCACCCGGGCAGGTGACAAGGACTATGAATTGTCAtcattctctttcttctcacAGCAAATTAGCCGTCACCAGGAGCAGTTCATCCAGATGTTGAATGAGCCTCCCGGGGAGCTGGCTGACATCTCTGATGTGGAAGGGGAGGTTGGTGCCATAGGTGAGGAGGCCCCGCAGATGAACTATATCCAGGTGACACCACAGGAGAAGGAAGCTATAGAAAGGGTAAGAGGCCTGGCTGAGGAGCCATCGCGGTGGGTAGCCCTACACCTCTCCCCTTCTTACCCCTGCCCATCTTCCCACAGCTGAAGGCACTGGGCTTTCCAGAGAGCCTGGTCATCCAGGCCTACTTCGCGTGTGAAAAAAATGAGAACTTGGCTGCCAACTTCCTCCTGAGTCAGAACTTTGATGATGAGTGATGGTGGGAGGCAAAAAGGCCCCCACCCCACTCAACAAaagttttataaaagaaaaagtatatatatatacacacacacacatatatatattcatgtttatttaagaggaagaaaaaaatcaaaccatttaaaaaaaaaaacaaaacaaaagcacccTGCCCAGCTTCCCACCCTCCTGAAGTGGCCCTTATTCCCATCTCAGTCCAACAAGACCCGGGCCAGACAGCTGTCCCCATCCTCTTAACAGCCCAGCCTGCTCAAAGTTGCTGGCAAGACCAGGAGGCGACAGATGGGCCCCTCTTGGCCTCTGTCCCAGCTCCCTGCCGCCAGATGGAGAGGCGCCTGCCTGCTTCTCTATCCCCTGAAGCATCCCCAAGGAcaaccctcctccctcctctgtgaGGGGAAGCTGGAGCCCTAAACTTTTATCCTCCATTGGAGTGGCCCAAATCTTTCCATCTGGAGTAAGTCTGTTAGAAGCCGAAGGCCCTCTCCCCATTCTGGCCTTGGCCTCCAGCCTGGAGAAGAGGTAACATCAGTTCTGAAGGCCAAGGCCACCCCTACCCCAGGACAGAACCACATCTCTGATAAAGGTTTTGAAgtgaataaagttttaaaaaatgagccCTAATAATGGTGCATGCCTACTGGAGCTTCTCACACCAGCTGGTGAGTCTGAGCCAGCAGGGGCACAGGTGACACGGGCCTGCAGAGAAGTGCGGAAGGGGCCTATGAGCCTCACAGACAGGGGGgccccagcatctcctccctctGGAAAGTTGGGCCCCTGCCTCAGCTCAGCCCTAGAAGGGCTGCTGCTCCCTCTATCGTGCAGTCTGTTTGGCTGTACTTCCCCCTGGTAATTGGCTAATTACTGGAGATTAATGTTGGTAAACAGAAGCCTCCTCCTCTCCCGCCATCTGCTCCTTCATTATTTGCCCATCCagtcccctttctctctccctaaaGCCCTAGTTCATGGCATGGCCTAGTGTCCAGGTGTGAATATAACCCAGTAGAGGATTTTCCCACTCCAGGTGTTGGGGAACGAGCCAGGGGACCCAGGAAGTCACAACTTGAGAAAGAATGTTGTAGAACAGGGGCTGTCAGCAGCTGGCTTTATTGGGAAAGGAGCTTTCAGGAGCTGGGTTCATCAGATGCTGGGTCCTGCGCTTCAGCAGAGGCCATAGCAGCAAGCTGCGCCTCCTTCCTCTTCCGCTGTTTCTCATCCTTGAGGCGCTTTCGCTGCTGCTTGTCTAGGTCCTGTAACAGTTCCTGGAAGCGGGCACTCCTGGGGTCCACGTGGTAGCCCAGGCGTTCCTGGGCCTCAGCCTGTAACCGGGCCCTCCGTTCCTTGTCAGCCTGAATTTTTTCCCAGCGTTCTTGCTTCTGCTTTCTCCAGTTCGCAATCATCTGTGGCATCTTGGCCATGCACTCTGAGATGTGCTGCTCCCTGCAGAGAGAAGCAGTCAGTAAATGGCAGACCAAGGTAACCCTGAACTTTAACCCAGGTGTCTACTAAACCTTCCTCATGCCCTTGTCATGGATGCCCTCCTTGACTTCACATGTGGGGATGCCAGGTCCAGATTCAGCCACAGGAGCAACTGGATGTACAccacccccctccccagccctgtgAATTTGTAGGTACACTCATAGGATTAGGACAGTAAAATGGAAAGAACAAATCTCATGGTAGAACAGGACCATTCAGCTAGGTGGAACAGAATGGGAAACCAGCATGACTAGATATCTGACCGGCTTCTTCAGGCCTAAATTTCACCTTAAAAagggtctttttctctgtgtagccttggctgtcctggactcactttgtagaccaggctgacctccaactcacagagacccacctgcctctgtctctctgggaTTACCAGagtactggtattacaggcatgtgcaactATGCCCGGCCtagacttttttatttattttttttaatagcaacatgctctcactatgtagactgggctggctgtTCTCATAACAGtgatcacttgcctctgtctccagatggctaggattaaagatgtactCTACCACAACCAGCTGATGATAAAAGGGTCTCACAGAGCGCCtgggctgtcctcaaattcagaaTCCCACCCCCTGCCTCTGAACCAAGTCAAGTTACAGCCTTGTACCACTAGGCTTGGACTCAACCTCTGGGCCTTTGCACCACTTGCTCCCTCTACTGGAAACTCTCcctgagttgtttttgttttgtttttaataaatttttaaatttttatgtgttgCCTGAAATGTGTGTCCATGTGacagtgtcagatcttggagttacaagacagttgtgagcgccatgtgggtgctgggaatcgaacccgggtccttatgaaagagcagtcagtgctcttaaccgttgaAGCATctctcaagcactgggatttTTCCAGTAACAGTATCTGGTTATATGGGGATTTGCTTAAACATCACAAGAACTGGCAAACTGATCTACCCTCCAACAtgccctttttgttttgttttattcaaaacagagtttctctgtgtagccttggctgccctggacttcctttgtagaccaggctggccccgaactcacagcGGTACACCTGCCTCTTccatggtgctgggattacagatgcactCTTAACTGTGTTCTGTCTCCCCAAGGGTCCGTGGTCATCATCTGAAACTTTTGTTTTTCCCTGCTGTGTGGATCTTTAGATCCTTGCACAGAGTGCTCAGTAAAGATATATCTTGGGCCTGCTATAGGCTTGTAATATCAGATATTCGGAAGGTAAAGACGTATGTATGGATCCTagattcaaggacagcctgggcaacagaATGAGTTCTGGTTCATTGAGgccttgtttaaaaataaagaagggtAGGCTACTGATTCAGCTCCGTGttaaaggaaaagtaaaaacaacacAAGAACTGCAACTGAGTGACTACAAGAATTTACCTAGACGTTAACCTTACGGCACAAGGACCCCGAATGCCTCCAACGGAGGATTCATGATTTCGGGGCCTCTGGGTACCTGACCCGACACACGCACCTGGCTCGACGCTTTGCCTCCTCGGCCTCCTGCTGCACGCGCAGCGACTCTTGCATAGTCGCTAAGCTCGGGAACCATTCTCGCTCCTCGGCCTCCAACTCGCGCAGCTGCTCTGGGGACGGCCACAGGGAGGCGGGGTCCACCCCGGAGCTGGTGCCGTGCCTCCCGAACTGCTTGGCAGCATAGCGCGGCCCTAACTGCCATCGCGGGGTTAGTAGGTTCTCCGGGTCTGGCCAATGGGGCCCGGGTCGGCGACGCGGGGGCGGCGGCGCATGGTAGCTACGGGACATGGGACCCGGAGCCACAAAGGACCGCAGGAGGCAGCGCGGCTTTAGCGCggctgccgccatcttggctgTGGGTCCTCGCGGGCAGCGGGCTGGCTAGAGCGCTGCCTGCGCACCGGAAACACTGGGGGCCTCAGGCCAGGGCGCAGGAGGCCGCTGTTTGCCTTGATAATATTGTATGGCTGAGCGTGGTGgcgcacgtctttaatcccagcactctgggtgcagaggcaggaggatctctatgagttccaggacttACAAGGACTACATAGACCAGGTatccaagaaagaaaaaataaagaaaaagaaaaaaaattttatagtTTACTTACTGGGGAGGGACCGTGCAGGTGACCAaggggaggtcaaaggacaacttgttatGGGAGTAGCAGTGCAGTCCTCCCGcctggtggcaaatgcctttaccggAGTCTTTCACCTGCCCTTATTTGCCATTTTTGACAAGGATTATCACTCTGTAGCCAGGTCAACCTGGAACTTCCTACTAACTCggtgaaatgatgatgtgcacaacagGTATTACACGAAAGCGGTTTACTGGATGGAGAGTGAGCGCGAGCGAcatgatgggggagggagagcaagagagaggcaggggtaagaggcaggggtccCTTTATAGCTTCTGCGCAGCTGA
Coding sequences within it:
- the Rad23a gene encoding UV excision repair protein RAD23 homolog A isoform X1 produces the protein MAVTITLKTLQQQTFKIRMEPDETVKMLKEKIEAEKGRDAFPVAGQKLIYAGKILSDDVPIKEYHIDEKNFVVVMVTKAKAGQGTPAPPEASPTAAPESSTPFPPAPASSMSHPPPTSREDKSPTEESVTTASLESISGSVPSSGSSGREEDAASTLVTGSEYETMLTEIMSMGYERERVVAALRASYNNPHRAVEYLLTGIPGSPEPEHASVQESQVPEQPAAEAAGENPLEFLRDQPQFQNMRQVIQQNPALLPALLQQLGQENPQLLQVRPRQISRHQEQFIQMLNEPPGELADISDVEGEVGAIGEEAPQMNYIQVTPQEKEAIERLKALGFPESLVIQAYFACEKNENLAANFLLSQNFDDE
- the Rad23a gene encoding UV excision repair protein RAD23 homolog A isoform X2, producing the protein MAVTITLKTLQQQTFKIRMEPDETVKMLKEKIEAEKGRDAFPVAGQKLIYAGKILSDDVPIKEYHIDEKNFVVVMVTKAKAGQGTPAPPEASPTAAPESSTPFPPAPASSMSHPPPTSREDKSPTEESVTTASLESISGSVPSSGSSGREEDAASTLVTGSEYETMLTEIMSMGYERERVVAALRASYNNPHRAVEYLLTGIPGSPEPEHASVQESQVPEQPAAEAGENPLEFLRDQPQFQNMRQVIQQNPALLPALLQQLGQENPQLLQVRPRQISRHQEQFIQMLNEPPGELADISDVEGEVGAIGEEAPQMNYIQVTPQEKEAIERLKALGFPESLVIQAYFACEKNENLAANFLLSQNFDDE
- the Rad23a gene encoding UV excision repair protein RAD23 homolog A isoform X5; the encoded protein is MAVTITLKTLQQQTFKIRMEPDETVKMLKEKIEAEKGRDAFPVAGQKLIYAGKILSDDVPIKEYHIDEKNFVVVMVTKAKAGQGTPAPPEASPTAAPESSTPFPPAPASSMSHPPPTSREDKSPTEESVTTASLESISGSVPSSGSSGREEDAASTLVTGSEYETMLTEIMSMGYERERVVAALRASYNNPHRAVEYLLTGIPGSPEPEHASVQESQVPEQPAAEAGENPLEFLRDQPQFQNMRQVIQQNPALLPALLQQLGQENPQLLQQISRHQEQFIQMLNEPPGELADISDVEGEVGAIGEEAPQMNYIQVTPQEKEAIERSPACSKLLARPGGDRWAPLGLCPSSLPPDGEAPACFSIP
- the Rad23a gene encoding UV excision repair protein RAD23 homolog A isoform X3, with protein sequence MAVTITLKTLQQQTFKIRMEPDETVKMLKEKIEAEKGRDAFPVAGQKLIYAGKILSDDVPIKEYHIDEKNFVVVMVTKAKAGQGTPAPPEASPTAAPESSTPFPPAPASSMSHPPPTSREDKSPTEESVTTASLESISGSVPSSGSSGREEDAASTLVTGSEYETMLTEIMSMGYERERVVAALRASYNNPHRAVEYLLTGIPGSPEPEHASVQESQVPEQPAAEAAGENPLEFLRDQPQFQNMRQVIQQNPALLPALLQQLGQENPQLLQQISRHQEQFIQMLNEPPGELADISDVEGEVGAIGEEAPQMNYIQVTPQEKEAIERLKALGFPESLVIQAYFACEKNENLAANFLLSQNFDDE
- the Rad23a gene encoding UV excision repair protein RAD23 homolog A isoform X4, encoding MAVTITLKTLQQQTFKIRMEPDETVKMLKEKIEAEKGRDAFPVAGQKLIYAGKILSDDVPIKEYHIDEKNFVVVMVTKAKAGQGTPAPPEASPTAAPESSTPFPPAPASSMSHPPPTSREDKSPTEESVTTASLESISGSVPSSGSSGREEDAASTLVTGSEYETMLTEIMSMGYERERVVAALRASYNNPHRAVEYLLTGIPGSPEPEHASVQESQVPEQPAAEAGENPLEFLRDQPQFQNMRQVIQQNPALLPALLQQLGQENPQLLQQISRHQEQFIQMLNEPPGELADISDVEGEVGAIGEEAPQMNYIQVTPQEKEAIERLKALGFPESLVIQAYFACEKNENLAANFLLSQNFDDE
- the Rad23a gene encoding UV excision repair protein RAD23 homolog A isoform X6, with the protein product MAVTITLKTLQQQTFKIRMEPDETVKMLKEKIEAEKGRDAFPVAGQKLIYAGKILSDDVPIKEYHIDEKNFVVVMVTKAKAGQGTPAPPEASPTAAPESSTPFPPAPASSMSHPPPTSREDKSPTEESVTTASLESISGSVPSSGSSGREEDAASTLVTGSEYETMLTEIMSMGYERERVVAALRASYNNPHRAVEYLLTGIPGSPEPEHASVQESQVPEQPAAEAAGENPLEFLRDQPQFQNMRQVIQQNPALLPALLQQLGQENPQLLQQISRHQEQFIQMLNEPPGELADISDVEGEVGAIAEGTGLSREPGHPGLLRV
- the Gadd45gip1 gene encoding large ribosomal subunit protein mL64, with product MAAAALKPRCLLRSFVAPGPMSRSYHAPPPPRRRPGPHWPDPENLLTPRWQLGPRYAAKQFGRHGTSSGVDPASLWPSPEQLRELEAEEREWFPSLATMQESLRVQQEAEEAKRRAREQHISECMAKMPQMIANWRKQKQERWEKIQADKERRARLQAEAQERLGYHVDPRSARFQELLQDLDKQQRKRLKDEKQRKRKEAQLAAMASAEAQDPASDEPSS